Proteins from a genomic interval of Paenibacillus sp. RC334:
- a CDS encoding radical SAM protein yields the protein MYLVYADEKGNVYDHASLYGLARSADMIVEIMEDELIPLPEGATLVSLPNTRPVGMNPESGEMVSLPGDMQAVGALLPQGFTRLCLPGYVKTDKEYKLPLFGYSAVVWKDGAFYVTAERSDNPSKWNPENCDRHEVKQGVQRMTEQYPENRLYQHLSNCALGYECLTSSNTFLNRWEGGVPVSYSCNAGCFGCISEQPDDSGFVSPQTRMNFRPRVDEIVEVMLEHLKTPESIISFGQGCEGEPSTQAKLIIDSIKEVRSVTDMGYININTNAGLNDHIRGIVDAGLDLMRVSTISALDDHYNAYYKPRGYTLANVEKSLRYASEQGVYTSINYLIFPGVTDREEEIEAMIEFAKRTKLKLIQMRNLNIDPESYLELIPPAQGELLGMKQMLEIYREELPDVVIGSYTHVPPQGLARPKFAKA from the coding sequence ATGTATTTGGTGTATGCCGACGAAAAAGGCAATGTATACGATCATGCTTCTTTGTATGGGCTTGCCCGCAGTGCAGACATGATTGTCGAAATCATGGAAGATGAGCTTATTCCGCTACCGGAAGGAGCTACGCTGGTAAGTCTGCCCAACACACGCCCGGTCGGTATGAACCCTGAATCCGGAGAAATGGTTTCCTTGCCAGGCGATATGCAGGCAGTGGGGGCTTTGTTACCTCAAGGCTTTACACGCTTGTGCCTGCCAGGGTATGTGAAGACCGATAAGGAGTATAAGCTCCCCTTGTTCGGCTATTCGGCCGTGGTCTGGAAAGATGGAGCTTTCTATGTAACGGCAGAGCGGAGTGATAATCCGTCCAAATGGAATCCGGAAAACTGTGACCGCCACGAGGTAAAGCAGGGCGTGCAGCGGATGACAGAGCAGTACCCGGAAAATCGGCTGTACCAACATTTGTCCAACTGTGCATTAGGCTATGAGTGTCTTACTTCCTCGAACACGTTCCTGAATCGCTGGGAGGGCGGAGTTCCGGTATCTTATTCTTGTAATGCCGGATGCTTTGGTTGCATATCGGAACAGCCGGATGACAGTGGTTTTGTATCCCCTCAGACGAGAATGAACTTCCGTCCTCGTGTCGATGAGATTGTGGAAGTCATGTTGGAGCATTTGAAAACACCGGAGTCCATCATTAGTTTTGGTCAAGGGTGTGAAGGTGAGCCTTCTACTCAGGCCAAGTTGATTATAGATTCGATCAAAGAGGTCCGTTCCGTTACAGATATGGGATACATCAATATTAATACGAATGCAGGTTTGAACGATCATATCCGGGGAATCGTAGATGCTGGACTTGATCTGATGCGGGTCAGCACGATTAGCGCGCTGGACGACCATTACAATGCTTATTACAAGCCGCGTGGTTACACGTTAGCCAATGTGGAAAAATCACTTCGTTATGCTTCCGAGCAGGGAGTATATACGTCGATTAACTATTTGATTTTTCCGGGCGTGACAGACCGCGAGGAAGAAATCGAAGCGATGATTGAGTTTGCCAAACGCACAAAGCTCAAGCTTATTCAGATGCGCAACCTGAATATTGATCCTGAAAGCTATCTGGAGCTGATTCCACCTGCCCAAGGGGAGCTCCTTGGCATGAAGCAAATGCTTGAGATTTACCGTGAGGAACTGCCTGATGTCGTTATCGGGTCTTACACCCACGTACCGCCCCAAGGGCTGGCGCGTCCCAAATTTGCCAAGGCCTAG
- the fba gene encoding class II fructose-1,6-bisphosphate aldolase: MPLVSMTDMLNKALEGKYAVGQYNINNLEWTQAILGAAEEEKSPVILGVSEGAARHMGGFYTVVKMVEGLIHDMKITVPVAIHLDHGSSFEKCKEAIDAGFTSVMIDDSHSPIDTNIATTKKVVEYAHSKGVSVEAEVGMVGGQEDDVVGDVMYAKLDDCLRIVNETGIDTLAPALGSVHGPYKGEPNLGFKEMEEICAAIKLPLVLHGGTGIPTHDIKKAISLGTSKINVNTENQIVFAKVVREVLAEKPDAYDPRTFIAPGREAIKQTVIGKIREFGSNNQA, translated from the coding sequence ATGCCATTGGTATCTATGACAGACATGTTGAACAAAGCACTTGAAGGAAAATACGCGGTAGGTCAATACAACATTAATAACCTGGAGTGGACTCAAGCTATTCTGGGCGCTGCTGAAGAAGAAAAATCCCCGGTAATCCTGGGCGTATCTGAAGGTGCAGCACGCCACATGGGCGGTTTCTACACTGTTGTTAAAATGGTAGAAGGTCTTATTCATGATATGAAAATTACGGTTCCGGTTGCGATCCATTTGGATCACGGTTCCAGCTTTGAAAAATGTAAAGAAGCTATCGATGCTGGTTTCACATCTGTTATGATCGATGATTCCCACAGCCCGATCGACACGAACATTGCAACAACGAAAAAAGTTGTTGAATATGCACATTCCAAAGGCGTTTCCGTTGAAGCTGAAGTTGGAATGGTTGGCGGTCAAGAGGATGATGTTGTAGGTGACGTAATGTACGCGAAGCTTGACGACTGTCTGCGTATCGTTAACGAAACAGGTATCGACACATTGGCTCCTGCACTGGGTTCCGTTCACGGACCTTACAAAGGCGAGCCAAACCTCGGATTCAAAGAAATGGAAGAGATCTGCGCTGCAATCAAACTTCCACTCGTTCTGCATGGTGGTACTGGTATCCCAACGCATGATATCAAAAAAGCAATCTCGCTGGGAACTTCCAAAATCAATGTAAACACAGAGAACCAAATCGTGTTCGCGAAAGTGGTTCGTGAAGTGCTTGCTGAGAAACCGGATGCTTATGACCCACGTACATTTATCGCTCCAGGTCGTGAAGCGATTAAACAAACCGTTATCGGTAAAATCCGTGAGTTCGGTTCCAACAACCAAGCGTAA
- a CDS encoding MBL fold metallo-hydrolase: MMMTKLRIWGGAGEHGRSCYVFEGKQHRIMLDCGVKKEGTGQYPVFPPQEAERLTAVLLSHAHEDHSMALPLLYKNGYRGEVWTTKATAEQLGSYFRSWHTYVESRGGKLPYDERDIESIAYRYLEDEAPLGVWQEACPDVRIMWGRSGHLAGAVWYVVEMEGKRLFFSGDYSRESELLAADVPGLAVWGGAHDLPEWMLESELVDISIMDNAYGMDIDPQPVKLERLRAGMEQILSSGGHVLLPVPAFGRGQDLIVWVSEQFPEQAMIVEPDIWQGLQRLSRLKEWLRLEAPVRIEHVLHSGRIFVPRDTAERVRLLEQNASAVIVTGDGMMDSPRARWYYQYLSDHPPSAGDGEASGKSNHNGVILTGHASSGSFGKHLLDCTNQKTRQKTDQNDCCIVRHLIYKVHQGVSDVRQMLKELPGKQVVLVHAPKPQTDLVRDELIREGWTEQESSVKAIHSLGPGATLNV, from the coding sequence ATGATGATGACCAAGCTTCGAATTTGGGGCGGAGCGGGCGAACATGGCCGTTCCTGCTATGTTTTTGAAGGAAAGCAGCATCGCATCATGCTGGATTGTGGTGTGAAAAAGGAAGGAACCGGGCAGTATCCGGTTTTTCCGCCGCAGGAGGCGGAGAGGCTGACTGCTGTATTGCTGTCTCATGCACATGAAGATCATTCAATGGCGCTCCCCTTACTGTACAAAAATGGATACCGGGGAGAGGTCTGGACGACAAAGGCCACTGCGGAACAGTTAGGTTCCTATTTTCGCTCCTGGCATACTTATGTAGAATCGAGAGGCGGCAAATTGCCATACGACGAACGAGATATCGAATCTATTGCTTACCGTTATCTGGAGGATGAAGCGCCGTTAGGGGTGTGGCAGGAGGCTTGTCCGGATGTACGGATCATGTGGGGACGCAGTGGGCATTTGGCTGGCGCAGTGTGGTACGTGGTAGAAATGGAAGGGAAGCGGTTATTCTTTTCGGGAGACTACAGCCGCGAATCCGAGCTGCTCGCTGCCGACGTACCGGGCTTGGCCGTTTGGGGAGGTGCGCATGACCTGCCTGAATGGATGCTGGAGTCCGAGTTAGTGGATATCTCCATTATGGATAATGCCTATGGCATGGATATAGACCCGCAACCTGTGAAGCTGGAGCGGCTGCGGGCCGGTATGGAACAGATATTGTCTTCTGGTGGTCATGTGCTGCTTCCGGTACCCGCCTTTGGCCGGGGACAGGATTTGATCGTGTGGGTCAGCGAGCAGTTCCCGGAACAAGCAATGATTGTAGAGCCGGACATATGGCAGGGATTACAGCGTTTGAGCCGTTTGAAAGAATGGCTGCGCCTGGAAGCACCTGTGCGGATAGAACATGTGCTGCACAGTGGCAGGATCTTTGTGCCTCGTGATACTGCGGAGCGAGTACGGCTGCTGGAACAGAATGCTTCGGCTGTGATCGTAACCGGGGATGGCATGATGGATTCGCCACGGGCGCGGTGGTACTATCAGTATTTATCAGATCATCCGCCGAGTGCGGGGGATGGTGAAGCTAGCGGAAAAAGTAATCATAACGGTGTTATTTTGACGGGACATGCTTCAAGCGGTTCTTTTGGTAAACATCTGCTGGATTGTACGAATCAAAAAACGCGTCAGAAAACAGACCAGAATGACTGTTGTATAGTTCGGCATTTGATTTACAAGGTGCATCAGGGGGTATCGGATGTGAGGCAAATGTTGAAGGAGTTGCCTGGTAAACAGGTTGTGCTCGTTCATGCGCCCAAGCCGCAGACCGATCTTGTGCGTGACGAGCTGATAAGAGAAGGCTGGACCGAACAGGAAAGCTCTGTAAAAGCCATTCACTCTTTGGGACCGGGCGCAACGTTAAACGTTTAG
- a CDS encoding response regulator, giving the protein MEKKKVLIVDDQNGIRILLMEVFGSEGYETFQAANGKIALEIVEKEPPDLVLLDMKIPGMDGLEILKHLKTMNPDIKVIMMTAYGELDMIKEATELGALMHFTKPFDIDEMRIAVNKQLRSDEANHFS; this is encoded by the coding sequence TTGGAAAAGAAAAAAGTGTTAATCGTCGATGACCAGAATGGAATACGAATTTTGCTGATGGAAGTGTTCGGAAGTGAGGGTTACGAGACCTTTCAGGCAGCAAACGGAAAAATTGCACTTGAAATTGTTGAAAAGGAACCGCCTGATCTGGTTCTGCTCGATATGAAAATTCCGGGTATGGACGGACTTGAAATCTTGAAGCATCTAAAGACCATGAATCCCGATATCAAGGTTATTATGATGACAGCTTATGGAGAACTGGACATGATTAAAGAGGCGACGGAGCTGGGAGCACTCATGCACTTTACCAAGCCCTTTGATATTGATGAAATGCGAATCGCCGTAAACAAGCAACTCAGGAGTGACGAAGCGAATCACTTTAGTTGA
- a CDS encoding UDP-N-acetylglucosamine 1-carboxyvinyltransferase, with the protein MEKLMITGGRPLQGTVSISGAKNSAIALIPAAILAESEVILDNLPLLSDVAVYSEILEELGATVAWEGSQMRIDPSSIKSIPMPNGPVKKLRASYYMMGAMLGRFKEAIIGLPGGCNFEPRPIDQHIKGFEALGATVTNEHGAIHLHAKELRGTKIYLDVSSVGATINIMLAAARAKGATIIENAAKEPEIIDVATLLNSMGAIIKGAGTETIRIEGVSELHGCRHSIIPDRIQAGTYMIAAAATRGNVLIDNVIPKHMEALTAKMQEMGIGIEEYDESIRVLGSPSYEHVDVKALIYPGFATDLQSPMTSLLTQAQGVSVLSDFVYSNRFKHVPELVRMGAKIRVEGRSAIIEGGKLNAAKVKAADLRAGAALVIAGLTVSEGVTEVSGVEYIDRGYDHLVSNLRLLGADVWRQTE; encoded by the coding sequence ATGGAAAAATTGATGATCACCGGTGGACGGCCGCTTCAAGGTACAGTTTCCATCAGCGGTGCCAAAAACAGTGCCATCGCCTTGATTCCCGCCGCCATTCTGGCAGAGTCGGAAGTCATTTTGGACAATTTGCCGCTGTTGAGTGATGTGGCGGTGTATTCCGAAATACTGGAGGAGCTTGGTGCAACCGTTGCCTGGGAAGGCAGCCAGATGAGAATAGATCCATCCTCCATTAAATCCATTCCCATGCCGAATGGACCTGTTAAGAAATTACGAGCATCCTATTATATGATGGGAGCCATGCTAGGCCGCTTCAAGGAAGCGATCATCGGTTTGCCAGGAGGGTGTAATTTTGAACCTCGGCCCATTGATCAGCATATCAAAGGTTTTGAAGCACTGGGTGCTACGGTTACGAACGAGCACGGTGCTATTCATTTGCATGCCAAAGAGCTGCGTGGTACCAAGATTTATTTGGATGTCAGCAGTGTAGGAGCTACGATTAACATTATGCTGGCGGCCGCACGTGCCAAAGGCGCCACAATTATCGAAAATGCGGCTAAAGAGCCTGAGATTATAGATGTAGCAACCTTGTTAAACTCCATGGGGGCCATTATTAAGGGGGCCGGAACGGAAACGATCCGGATTGAAGGTGTGTCCGAGCTGCATGGCTGCCGTCACTCCATCATACCTGACCGCATACAAGCGGGCACATATATGATTGCTGCTGCGGCTACTCGTGGTAATGTTTTGATTGACAACGTAATTCCCAAGCATATGGAGGCCCTGACTGCAAAAATGCAGGAAATGGGTATTGGTATAGAGGAATATGACGAAAGTATTCGTGTTCTGGGTTCACCTTCATATGAGCATGTTGATGTTAAAGCCTTAATTTACCCCGGATTCGCCACAGACTTGCAATCTCCTATGACCAGTTTGCTTACTCAGGCGCAAGGGGTTAGTGTACTGAGCGATTTTGTTTATAGCAATCGTTTTAAACACGTCCCGGAACTTGTGCGAATGGGGGCTAAAATCCGCGTGGAAGGTCGTTCGGCTATTATTGAAGGTGGCAAGCTAAATGCGGCTAAAGTCAAAGCGGCCGATCTGCGTGCTGGTGCAGCGCTTGTCATTGCCGGACTTACAGTAAGTGAAGGCGTAACCGAGGTGTCAGGTGTCGAATACATCGACCGTGGTTATGACCATCTCGTCTCCAATCTGCGTCTTTTGGGCGCGGACGTATGGCGGCAGACAGAATAA
- a CDS encoding S8 family peptidase: MDYPGFLQRLHEGISEPSGSGRHKHIITFDKPHQYRECLSYLRKLKPELAGLRQVQPARLIRALIAPLSGGDRLGKYHNGVTVEEDTRMRIHGGAAHMPRTEKNLPMPWGVKQVRAYKAWPSSTGNRIRIGVIDTGADFQHPDLRHSLARGINLLNRTMLPYDDNGHGTHIAGTIAASNYDEGMVGVAPQALIHPVKAFDHNGAAYVSDIILGIDWCVLNRVDIINMSFGMKSRSKALLDMVNKAYQNGIVIVASSGNEGKRRSIDYPARYSQTISVGATDKYRRIAPFSNRGQFVDVYAPGEKIISSWIHGKHHEMSGTSMATSHVTGSIALLLSLRPEMEPGEIKALLKRTATPLRLRKSTGRNSISTKLGEVDAFRLMQEGTK, from the coding sequence ATGGACTATCCGGGTTTTTTGCAGCGTTTGCACGAGGGCATTTCGGAGCCGTCCGGCAGTGGACGGCACAAACATATCATTACGTTCGATAAGCCTCACCAATACCGGGAATGCCTGTCCTATCTCAGGAAGCTGAAACCAGAGCTTGCGGGATTACGGCAAGTACAACCGGCGCGTCTGATTCGCGCTCTGATCGCCCCGCTTTCAGGGGGAGACAGGCTGGGCAAATATCACAACGGTGTTACCGTTGAAGAAGATACGCGCATGAGGATACATGGAGGAGCGGCCCACATGCCGAGGACGGAGAAAAACCTGCCCATGCCGTGGGGGGTCAAACAGGTACGCGCATACAAGGCTTGGCCTTCCTCTACAGGAAACCGAATCAGGATTGGTGTGATCGACACAGGAGCGGATTTTCAACATCCTGATCTACGGCATTCTCTTGCCAGAGGCATCAATCTGCTTAATCGGACCATGCTGCCCTATGACGATAACGGTCACGGCACTCATATTGCCGGTACCATCGCGGCATCCAACTATGACGAGGGTATGGTTGGTGTAGCACCACAGGCGCTAATTCATCCTGTAAAAGCGTTTGACCATAACGGGGCCGCCTACGTCTCGGATATTATTCTTGGCATCGACTGGTGTGTATTGAATCGTGTCGATATCATCAATATGAGCTTCGGCATGAAATCACGCAGTAAAGCGCTGCTTGATATGGTAAACAAGGCGTACCAAAACGGTATCGTGATCGTAGCTTCCTCAGGAAACGAGGGTAAGCGTCGGAGTATTGACTACCCCGCCCGTTATTCCCAGACCATTTCGGTCGGAGCTACTGATAAATACAGACGCATCGCGCCTTTCAGCAACCGGGGACAATTTGTAGACGTGTACGCACCGGGTGAAAAGATCATTTCCTCATGGATACACGGCAAGCATCACGAAATGAGCGGCACGTCTATGGCTACTTCCCACGTGACTGGAAGTATTGCCCTGCTCCTTTCACTAAGACCGGAAATGGAGCCTGGAGAAATCAAAGCACTGCTCAAGCGTACCGCTACGCCGCTGCGCCTTCGTAAAAGCACCGGGCGCAACTCTATATCCACGAAACTTGGAGAAGTCGATGCCTTCCGACTGATGCAGGAGGGAACGAAATAA
- a CDS encoding CTP synthase yields the protein MTKYIFVTGGVVSSLGKGITAASLGRLLKNRGLKVTIQKFDPYLNVDPGTMSPYQHGEVFVTDDGAETDLDLGHYERFIDINLSKNSNVTTGKVYSSVISKERRGEYLGGTVQVIPHITNEIKERVYRAGREAGSDVIITEIGGTVGDIESLPFLEAIRQLKSEVGRENVMYIHVTLIPYIKAAGEVKTKPTQHSVKELRSIGIQPNVIVCRTEHELSSDMKAKIALFCDIDANAVVECRDASTLYEVPLNLREEGLDEIVVNHLKLTTPAPDMTEWEGLVERIRKLDKTVEIAIVGKYVALHDAYLSVVESLSHAGFDANADVKIRWVNAEEVTDENVADMLGGIGGILVPGGFGDRGIEGKISTIRYAREQKIPFFGICLGMQVSVIEIARSLAGLDGANSSEINPATDYPVIDLLPDQKDIEDMGGTMRLGLYPCKLTEGSLASACYNDELVYERHRHRYEFNNEYREVIEKAGLRISGTSPDGRLVEIVELPEHPWFLAVQFHPEFTSRPNRPQPLFREFVKAALQLQG from the coding sequence GTGACAAAGTATATTTTTGTGACAGGCGGGGTTGTGTCTTCCTTGGGCAAAGGGATTACGGCAGCTTCACTGGGAAGGCTTCTGAAGAACAGGGGACTGAAGGTAACGATTCAAAAATTTGACCCTTACCTTAATGTCGATCCGGGGACCATGAGCCCTTACCAGCACGGTGAAGTGTTTGTAACGGATGACGGTGCGGAAACGGATCTCGACTTGGGACACTATGAGCGCTTTATTGATATTAATCTGTCCAAGAACAGCAATGTCACGACAGGCAAGGTATACTCCAGCGTAATCAGTAAAGAGCGTCGCGGAGAGTATTTGGGCGGTACGGTGCAAGTCATTCCTCATATTACGAATGAAATCAAGGAGCGCGTATATCGTGCAGGCCGTGAAGCGGGTTCGGACGTAATTATCACAGAAATCGGCGGTACCGTGGGCGATATCGAGAGCTTGCCATTTTTGGAAGCGATCCGTCAGCTCAAAAGTGAGGTTGGACGCGAGAATGTAATGTACATTCACGTAACCCTCATTCCTTATATTAAAGCTGCTGGTGAGGTTAAAACCAAACCAACTCAGCACAGTGTAAAAGAACTGCGCAGCATCGGCATTCAACCGAATGTCATTGTTTGCCGTACAGAGCATGAACTTTCCTCCGATATGAAGGCCAAAATCGCGCTGTTCTGCGATATTGATGCTAACGCAGTAGTAGAATGCCGCGATGCTTCGACTTTGTACGAGGTTCCATTGAATCTGCGTGAAGAAGGCTTGGACGAGATCGTAGTCAATCACCTCAAGCTGACAACACCTGCACCGGATATGACGGAGTGGGAAGGGCTTGTTGAACGGATCAGAAAGCTGGATAAAACGGTTGAAATCGCCATTGTTGGTAAATACGTTGCACTGCATGATGCTTATTTAAGTGTGGTCGAATCCCTTTCGCACGCCGGATTTGACGCCAATGCGGATGTGAAAATCCGTTGGGTGAACGCAGAAGAAGTAACGGACGAGAACGTAGCAGACATGCTGGGCGGCATTGGTGGTATTCTCGTACCGGGCGGCTTCGGCGATCGCGGAATTGAAGGTAAAATCAGCACCATCCGTTATGCTCGCGAACAGAAAATCCCGTTCTTTGGTATTTGCCTTGGTATGCAGGTATCTGTCATTGAGATTGCCCGTTCCCTGGCTGGTCTGGATGGAGCCAACAGCTCGGAGATCAATCCGGCTACGGATTACCCGGTCATCGACTTGCTGCCTGATCAAAAGGACATCGAAGATATGGGCGGCACCATGCGTCTCGGATTGTATCCGTGCAAGCTGACGGAAGGCTCGCTGGCTTCGGCTTGTTACAACGATGAGCTGGTATATGAAAGACACCGTCATCGGTATGAATTCAATAACGAATATCGTGAAGTTATTGAAAAGGCAGGTCTTCGCATTTCCGGTACTTCACCGGACGGACGTTTGGTGGAAATTGTGGAACTGCCTGAGCATCCATGGTTCCTGGCGGTACAATTCCATCCGGAATTCACTTCCCGTCCGAACCGTCCACAGCCGTTGTTCCGTGAATTTGTTAAGGCGGCATTGCAGCTTCAAGGCTAA
- a CDS encoding GNAT family N-acetyltransferase: MRIVFATDSDYGYIRDHDHHISESLIQVKIKGNEIYILRNQDESNIGWMRYGYFWDNTPFLNMIWVDEQYRDKGVGKQVVLFWEDQMKQKGFKLVMTSTLANEKAQHFYRKLGYWDAGCLLLENEPLEIILTKKLF; the protein is encoded by the coding sequence ATGAGAATTGTTTTTGCAACTGATTCAGACTATGGATACATACGAGACCATGACCATCATATTTCAGAGAGTTTAATACAGGTAAAAATAAAGGGAAATGAAATATACATACTGCGGAATCAAGATGAAAGTAATATCGGATGGATGAGGTATGGATACTTTTGGGACAACACACCTTTCCTGAATATGATTTGGGTCGATGAACAATATCGAGACAAGGGTGTAGGTAAGCAAGTTGTCCTCTTTTGGGAAGATCAAATGAAACAAAAGGGCTTCAAATTGGTTATGACATCTACTCTGGCAAATGAAAAGGCTCAGCACTTCTATAGAAAATTAGGATATTGGGACGCAGGGTGTTTATTACTCGAAAATGAGCCGTTGGAAATAATTCTGACCAAAAAATTATTTTAA
- the rpmE gene encoding 50S ribosomal protein L31, which produces MQQAIQPKFNVTNVTCACGNTFETGSVKGSLRVEICSACHPFFTGKQKFLDVGGRVDRFKKKYGI; this is translated from the coding sequence ATGCAACAAGCTATTCAACCGAAATTTAACGTAACTAATGTCACTTGTGCTTGCGGAAATACGTTCGAAACCGGTTCTGTGAAAGGTTCTCTGCGCGTGGAGATTTGCTCCGCTTGCCACCCATTCTTCACAGGGAAGCAGAAATTCCTTGATGTTGGCGGCCGTGTAGATCGTTTCAAGAAGAAATACGGTATCTAA
- the rpoE gene encoding DNA-directed RNA polymerase subunit delta, whose amino-acid sequence MSTPLNLKIDPEKVHETPMVDLAFMVLKAANTPYYYRDLMNEVAKLRGMSDEDINDVIAQLYTEINIDGRFACVGTNLWGLKRWYPVDKSEDTLTGAKRPRIINDEDDDDEEDYHEEEETYSADDDFDADSEDEDGEEELFDGEDDDSDEDVVIDDEDLSDEEDTEDENDDESTEEDDDSLR is encoded by the coding sequence GTGAGTACCCCACTCAACTTGAAGATTGACCCGGAGAAAGTCCACGAGACTCCAATGGTGGATTTGGCATTTATGGTATTGAAAGCGGCCAATACTCCATATTATTACCGTGACCTGATGAATGAAGTCGCCAAATTGCGCGGCATGTCCGACGAAGACATTAATGACGTTATCGCTCAGCTATATACTGAAATCAACATTGACGGGCGTTTCGCCTGTGTCGGTACGAATCTGTGGGGCTTGAAACGTTGGTATCCAGTGGATAAATCCGAAGATACTCTGACAGGCGCCAAACGTCCTCGTATCATTAATGACGAAGATGATGACGACGAAGAGGACTATCATGAGGAAGAAGAAACTTACAGCGCCGATGACGACTTCGATGCAGACAGTGAAGACGAGGATGGCGAAGAAGAGCTGTTCGACGGCGAAGATGATGATAGTGATGAAGACGTGGTTATAGACGATGAAGACCTCAGTGATGAGGAAGACACTGAAGATGAAAATGACGACGAGTCGACGGAAGAAGACGATGATTCGCTTCGTTAA
- the rho gene encoding transcription termination factor Rho: MDLQISDLEEMKLTDLYKLAKQYQIPYYGTLKKKELIFAILRAQAEKSGLMFMQGVLEILPEGYGFLRPINYLPSTEDIYISASQIRKFDLRTGDLVSGKCRTPKENERYFGLLQVNAVNGRSPEQAAERLHFPALTPLYPQTKLVLETTPNNLSTRIMDILAPVGLGQRGLIVAPPKAGKTLLLKEIANSISTNNPEIELFVLLIDERPEEVTDMQRSVKGEVVASTFDELPENHIKVVELVLERALRLVEHKKDVVILLDSITRLARAYNLVIPASGRTLSGGIDPGAFHRPKRFFGAARNVEEGGSLTILATALIDTGSRMDDIIYEEFKSTGNMELHLDRKLAERRIFPAIDIRRSGTRREEMLLGKEELDTIWAIRKNMTESHDFVEGFLKKLRNSSNNAEFLASFDTTAPSGGSQSTSSTPQRRTTRSTAASVPASTN, translated from the coding sequence ATGGATCTGCAAATTTCCGATCTGGAAGAAATGAAGCTGACCGATCTGTACAAGCTGGCCAAGCAATACCAGATCCCGTACTACGGAACGCTCAAGAAAAAAGAATTAATTTTTGCCATCCTGCGTGCACAAGCCGAGAAGAGCGGATTGATGTTTATGCAGGGCGTTCTGGAAATACTTCCTGAAGGTTACGGCTTTCTGAGGCCGATCAATTACCTCCCGAGTACCGAAGATATTTACATCTCTGCTTCACAAATCCGCAAGTTTGACTTGAGAACAGGCGATCTAGTATCCGGTAAATGCCGGACTCCGAAAGAGAATGAACGATATTTTGGATTGCTTCAAGTTAACGCTGTCAATGGAAGAAGTCCTGAACAAGCTGCTGAGCGGCTACACTTTCCAGCACTGACTCCACTGTATCCGCAAACTAAATTAGTCCTTGAAACTACCCCCAATAATTTGTCTACGAGAATAATGGATATATTGGCCCCTGTCGGACTTGGACAGCGTGGACTCATTGTGGCACCTCCCAAAGCTGGTAAAACACTTCTCCTCAAAGAAATTGCCAATAGCATTTCTACCAACAATCCCGAGATTGAGCTGTTTGTCTTGCTGATTGATGAACGTCCGGAAGAAGTGACTGACATGCAGCGTTCTGTTAAAGGTGAAGTTGTTGCTTCCACTTTTGATGAACTGCCTGAGAACCATATCAAGGTAGTGGAATTGGTTCTAGAGCGTGCCCTTCGCCTTGTAGAGCATAAAAAAGACGTGGTTATTCTGCTGGATAGCATTACTCGTCTTGCACGTGCCTACAACTTGGTTATTCCAGCATCTGGTCGTACGCTTAGTGGGGGGATTGATCCAGGGGCCTTCCACCGTCCGAAACGCTTTTTTGGTGCGGCGCGGAATGTGGAAGAGGGCGGAAGTCTTACTATTTTGGCCACAGCGCTCATTGATACAGGATCGCGGATGGATGACATTATCTATGAAGAGTTTAAAAGTACAGGCAATATGGAGCTTCATTTGGACCGCAAGCTTGCGGAACGCCGCATATTCCCGGCTATTGATATTCGTCGCTCCGGTACCCGGCGTGAGGAAATGTTGTTAGGCAAGGAAGAATTGGATACCATTTGGGCTATTCGTAAAAATATGACGGAAAGCCACGATTTTGTGGAAGGCTTCCTAAAGAAATTGCGGAACAGCAGCAATAACGCAGAGTTTTTGGCCTCGTTTGATACAACGGCACCGTCCGGCGGGTCACAAAGCACTTCAAGCACTCCGCAACGGAGAACCACGCGTTCCACCGCAGCATCGGTTCCAGCTTCAACCAACTAA